In the Dryobates pubescens isolate bDryPub1 unplaced genomic scaffold, bDryPub1.pri scaffold_77_arrow_ctg1, whole genome shotgun sequence genome, ctatgggtccctatgggttgctataggttcctatgggtccctatgggttgCTATAGGTTCCTATGGGTCgctatgggtccctatgggtcgcTATAGGTGCCTATGGGCCTCTATAGGTCTCTACGAGTTGCTATAGCTCGCTATGGGTCGCTATGGGTCGCTATAGGTCCCTCTGGGTCACTATAGGTCCCTATGGGTCGCTGTAGGTCCCTATGAGTGGCTATGGGTCACTATAGGTCAccatgggtccctatgggttgCTATAGGTCCCTATGAGTGGCTATGGGTCACTATAGGTCACCATGGGTCCCTGTGGGTTGCTGTAGGCCCCTTTGGGTCGCTATGGGTCACTATAGGTCGccatgggtccctatgggtcgcTGTAGGCCCCTTTGGGTCGCTATGGGTCACTATAGGTCAccatgggtccctatgggtcgcTGTAGGTCCCTATGGGTCACTATAGGTCGccatgggtccctatgggtcgcTGTAGGCCCCTTTGGGTCGCTATGGGTCACTATAGGTCGccatgggtccctatgggtcgcTGTAGGCCCCTTTGGGTCGCTATGGGTCACTATAGGTCGccatgggtccctatgggtcgcTGTAGGTCCCTGTGAGTGGCTATGGGTCACTATAGGTCGccatgggtccctatgggtcgcTGTAGGCCCCTTTGGGTCGccatgggtccctatgggtcgcTGTAGGCCCCTTTGGGTCGCTATGGGTCACTATAGGTCGccatgggtccctatgggtcgcTCTAGGTCCCTTTGGGTCGCTATGGGTCACTATAGGTCGccatgggtccctatgggtcgcTCTAGGTCCCTTTGGGTCGCTATGGGTCACTATAGGTCGccatgggtccctatgggtcgcTGTAGGCCCCTTTGGGTCGCTATGGGTCACTATAGGTCGccatgggtccctatgggtcgcTGTAGGCCCCTTTGGGTCGCTATGGGTCACTATAGGTCGccatgggtccctatgggtcgcTGTAGGCCCCTTTGGGTCGCTATGGGTCACTATAGGTCGccatgggtccctatgggtcgcTGTAGGTCCCTTTGGGTCGCTATGGGTCACTATAGGTCAccatgggtccctatgggtcgcTGTAGGCCCCTTTGGGTCGCTATGGGTCACTATAGGTCGccatgggtccctatgggtcgcTGTAGGTCCCTTTGGGTCGCTATGGGTCTgatcttttccctccccccttctcctcctcctcccccccccccccccccccgaccccctcCCCCTCAGGTCACGGGCGGCTCGCGCTGGGGGGGCGGGGCTGCTCGCGGGGCGTGGGCGGGGCCTCGTCGCGGGCCCTCCCCCTGGGCGGCCTGGCCCTCTTCGTGCAGCGGCGGCAGTGCgaggaggggaggggctgcAACCGGGAGCTGCCCCTCGGCACCGACAgcgccctgcccctgcccggtACCGCTGGGGGCGCTGCCAGGCCGCTGGCAGCCACGGGGAGGGCACGGGGAGGGCACGGGGAGGGGATTGAGAGGGACtctgagggcactgggagggagtgggagtggactgggaggcactgggagggagtgggaggggattggaggagactgggagggactctgagggcactgggagggagtgggagtggactgggaggcactgggcgggattgggagggacagggaggggagtgggagggactgggatggactgggagagGACTGGGAGGAGATTGAGAGGGACTCTAAGGGGACTGGAAAGgagtgggagggactgggaggcactgggagggactgggaggtgACTGcaaggggactgggagggagtgggagggactgggaggtgACTTcaaggggactgggagggagtgggagggactgggatggactgggaggggattgagAGGGACTCTAAGAGCACTGGGAGTTGGagtggactgggaggggactgggaggcactgggaggtgaCTGCAAGGGGACTGGGacggactgggaggggattgggagggactgggaggggccAGGGAGTGGCACgctcgggggggggggatgggggggggggcggtgcGCTGGTTCCTGCTGGTCCATGCTGGTCTGTACTGGTCTGCAGCAGACaatggcagctcccaggccccCAATGGGCTGCGCTGCTTCGGCTGCCCCCAGGAGGGGCCCTGCCAGCCGACCACCATCGTCTCCTGCTACGGAGACCTCCGCGGCTGCTTCCACGGCAAcctcagcctcagcctgggTCTGCCCCGCCGCGGCACCGggaggggcggggaggggagtgggaggggctgggaggggcttgggaggggctgggaggggattgggagggactgggaggggttcgggaggggcttgggaggggttgggaagggaTTGGGAGGGAATTGGGAGGTACTGGGAGGGGTTCGGGAGGTGCTGGGAAGGGATTgagaggggattgggaggggctgggaagggcttgggaggggcttgggagggattgggaggggattgggagggattgggaggggattgggagggattgggaggggattgggagggactgggaggggttgggaattgattggaagggactgggaagggattgggagggactgggaggggattgggaggtaCTGGGAGGGGTTCGGGAGGTGCTGGGAAGGGattgggaggggattgggaggggctgggaagggattgggagggactgggaggggttcgggaggtgctgggaagggattgagaggggattgggaggggctgggaggggattgggaggggctgggaagggattgggagggactgggaggggattgggaggggactgggagggattgggagggactgggaggggttcgggagggactgggaggggttgggaagagattgggaggggctgggaggggattgggaggtactgggaggggttcgggaggtgctggaaagggattgggaggggattgggaggggctgggaggggattgggagggactgggaagggattgggagggactgggaggggttCGGAAGGGccttgggaggggctgggaggggattgggagggactgggaagggattgggagggactgggaggggttCGGAAGGGccttgggaggggctgggaggggattgggagggactgggaaaggattgggagggactgggaggggttCGGAAGGGGcttgggaggggattgggaggggctgggaggggattgggaggggctgggagggactgagAGGGGTtcgggaggggctgggaagggattgggaggggttcgggaggggctgggaggggcctGACGTCCCCCCGCCGGCCCGCAGGCGGCGCCACGGTGTGGCGGGAGGTGCGGGGCTGCACGCGGGACCCCACGTGCCGGGGGGAGCGGCGCGGGGACGAGGTGGTGACGCTGATTGGCTCCTGCTGCGGGGAGGACCTCTGCAACCGCCACCTGCTCGGCCCCGCCTTCTTCGACCCTGATTGGCCGCGCCTGGAGCTCCTCCCCCACGGCCACGCCCCGCACAACGCCTCCAAGGCGgccgccggccccgcccccACCCCTCCGGGGGGATCGGGCGGGGTCGGCGCCACGCCCGAGGTGGCCGCCGGCACCGCCCCCGCCCCTCGCGGGAGATCGGGCGGGGTCAACGCCACATCCAAGATGGCCGCCGGCACCGCCCGCGCGCCCGGCGGCGCGGAGGTCACACCCAAGATGGCCGCCGgcgccacccccacccctccggGAGACCTCAAGGGAGTCGGCGCCACACCCAAGATGGCCGCCGAGAGGGGCAAGGCGGACGTCCCGGCGGCCGGGGGCGGCGGTGACGTCACGAGGGGCGGCGGTGACGTCACGGAGGGCGGCTCCGACCCCAAGGCGGCCGCCAGGGACAGGATGGCCGCGGGGCGCTCGGCCGCGGGGCGCCCCCTGGAGGGCAAGCAGGGAACCAAGGGCCCCGtggggagcagccagagctgggcggggccgggctggctcctccccttcctgctcctgctcctcctctaaGGGGAGGGGCCGGGAGGTGTCCACGACCCCCGGAAGTGGGTCCTGAccacacccaccccaccccgtgGGGAAATAAAGGGATGCAGTGGAACCAGtgacacccacagcctcccagtcTCCCttcagtcccctcccagtgcctcccagtagctACCAGTAtcccctctgtcccctcccagtagctcccagtatCCCTTcactcccctcccagtgcctcccagtagctcccagtatCCCTTcactcccctcccagtgcttcccagtagctcccagtatCCCTTcactcccctcccagtgcctcccagtagctcccagtatCCCttcagtgccctcccagtgcctcccagtagctcccagtatCCCttcagtgccctcccagtgcctcccagtagctcccagtatCCCTTcactcccctcccagtgcctcccagtgcctcccagtatccCTTcactcccctcccagtgcctcccagtgcctcccagtctcCCCTCTGtcgcctcccagtgcctcccagcgcCGCTCCCTCCCTCGCGCGTGCCCGCTGCGGGTGGGCGTGGCCGATGTGCGGAGGGCGTGGCCGCGGCTGCGTCCTCGCGTCATCTCCCGGCGGGTTTGCGGgcggagctgggggggagggcgAGGGGGCGGAGCCGCTCGGGGTCggcccctcccccccgccccgcgcgCATgcgcgcggcggcggcggcagcggcgggccGGGCGCGAGCGGCTCCGCGGCGGTGAGCGCGCGGGGCTGGGCCtatggcgggggggggaagggggggggggcggggggggggagggggtggggggtgggggggggtggccGCCGCGGGGCAGTGTGGGAAAAGGGGCTCGGGccacgccccctcccccccatcccgCCGGCCGCGCGGGGCACGCTGGGATCGGGGCCCCTTCAAGCCCcgcccccccccttccccccccccgcgcGGGATgcgagggaaggggggggggagggagggggagggtccTATGGGGTGGTGGGTGTGGCTTAGCGTAGTGGGGGAGGGGCCTGGCATGAGTGGGCGTGGGCTGTGGCAGTGTGGGAGGAGCCTCATGAGTGGTGGGTGGGGCTTAAACGGTGGTGGGCGGGATCTTCTCGGGAGAGGGAGGAGCCCGGAGCAATGGGAGTGGCCTGCGGCAGTGTGGCTTGAGTgaaagggggggtgggtggggccAAAGGGGGGGTGGGCGGGGCTTATTGTAGGGAGGGTGGGGTCTGGAATGAACGATGCTGATCTGTGGGAGTGTGGGAGGGGTCTAAGGGGTGGTGGGTGGGGCCTAAGGGGTGGTGGGTGGGACctaggggagggagggaggggccTGGAATAAATGGGAGCGGCTTGGAGTTGTGTGGGAGGGGCCtaagggggggtgggaggtgtctaGGGGGCTGGTGGGAGTGGCCTATGGGCATGTGGGAGGGGCCTAATTTGTAGGGGGAAGAGCATTGTGTTCGTGTGGGAGGGGCCTATTGATGGTGGGAGGGACCTAGGGGAGGGGCCTAAGGCTTTGTGGGAGGGGCTTAGAGTAGTCTGGGAGGGGTTCAGTGTGGGatgggaggggtctggagtagCTGGGAGGGGCCTAATGTTACGTGGGAGTGGGCTATGGGAGGATGGGCGGGGCCTAGGCATTGTGGGAGGGGCCTGGGGAGTTCTGCCCTGTGATTGGTGTGCTTAGGACACACTGGGAGGGGCTTATAGTGCGGTGGGCGTGGCTTGGGATCCAGCAGGAGGGGCCTGGAGtgttggggggcgggggggaaaccTGGAGAGCCTTATCTGATTGGTTGCTTTGCgggaggatggggctggatgggagggGTTTGTGGAGCGGTGGGCGTGGCCTGGACGCAGTGGGCGTGTCCCCAGCTTGCGGTGGGCGTGGCCTTGGAGCCAGCAGGATGGGCCTGGAGTGTTGTGGGGAGAACCTGGAGGTCCTTGCCTGATTGGTTGCTTTGGGGGCGGGTGGGGCTTGATGGGAGGGGCTTGTGGGGCGGTGGGCGTGTCCCCATCCCGCCGTGGGtgtgtcccctggcacagggcgGCCATGATGGCGGACGGGAGGCGGCCGGGGGAGGCCGGCGGCAGCGAGGACGGAGCCttcgaggaggaggaggaggaggaagaggaggaggaagaggaggatgaggacgaggaagaggaggaggaagaggaggatgaaggaGCCTCGCCCGGTGAGGGGGggactgggggtgctggggggggggggggggaagaaatatgGGTGCTATAGGGACCCATGGGTGCTGCATGGAGCTATAGTGCCCCATGGGTGCTATGTGGAGCTCTAGGGTCCAATGGGTGCTTATGGAGCTATAGGGTCCCATGGGTGCTCTGTGGAGGTACAGAGTCCCATGGGTGCTGTGTGGAGCTATAGGGTCCCATGGGTGCTGTGTGGAGCTATAGGGTCCCTTGGGTGCTGGGTGAAGCTATAGTGTTCCTTGGGTGCTGTATGGAGCTACAGAGTCCCATGGGTGCTTATGGAGCTATAGCATCACTTGGGTGCTGTATGGAGCTATAGCATCCCGTGAGTACTGTATGGAGCTCTAGGGTCCCATGGGTGCTGTATGGCGTTATAGGGTCCCTTGGGTGCTCTATGGGGCTATAGGGGTCCTTGGTTGCTGTATAGAGCTATAGGGTCCCTTGGGTGCTGTGTGGAGCTATAGGGTCTCATAAGTACTGTATGCAACTCTAATGCCCCATGGGTGCTGTGTAGAGCTAGAGGGTCCCATGGGTGCTGTATGGAGCTATAGGGTTCCATGAGTGCTGCATGGAGCTATAGGGTCCCTTGGGTGCTGTGTGGAGCTATAGGGTCTCATAAGTACTGTATGCAACTCTAATGCCCCATGGGTGCTGTGTAGAGCTAGAGGGTCCCATGGGTGCTGTATGGAGCTATAGGGTTCCATGAGTGCTGCATGGAGTTATAGGGTCCCTTGGGTGCTGTGTGGAGCTAGAGGGTCCCATGACTGCTCTatgcagctataaggtcccaTGGGTGCTCTGTAGAGCTATAGGGTTCCATGAGTGCTGTGGGAAGCTATAAGGGCCCATAGGTGCTGTATGGAGTTATAGGGTCCCATAGGTGCTGTGTGGACCAATAGGGGCCCATGGGTGCTGTATGGAGCTATAGGGTCCCATGGGTGCTCTATGGAGCTATAAGGTCCCATGGGCACTATGTGGAGCTATAGGATCTCATGGGTTCTGTATGAAGCTATAGGATCCCATGGGTGCTGTATGGAGCTATAGGGTCCCATGGGTGCTGTATGAAGCTATAGGATCCCATGGGTGCTGTATGGAGCTATAGGATCCTTTGGCTGCTGTATGGAGTTATAAGGTCCCTTGGGTGCTGCGTGGAGCTATAGGGTCCCATGGGTGCTATGTGGAGCTATAGCATCCCGTGGGTACTGCACGGAGCTCTAGGGTCCAATGGCTGCTGTATGGAGTTATAGGGTCCCTTGGGTGCTCTATGGGGCTATAGGGGTCCTTGGTTGCTGTATAGAGCTATAGGGTCTCTTGGGTGCTGTGTGAAGCTATAGGGTCTCATGAGTGCTGTATGCAACTCTAACGTCCCATGGGTGCTGTGTAGAGCTAGAGGGTCCCATGGGTGCTGTATGGAGCTATAGGGTCCCTTGGGTGCTGCGTGGAGCTATAGGGTTCCATGAGTGCTGCATGGAGTTATAGGGTCCCTTGGGTGCTGTGTGGAGCTATAGGGTCCTTTGGGTGCTGCATGGAGTTATAGGGTCCCTTGGGTGCTGTGTGGAGCTAGAGGGTCCCATGACTGCTCTATGCAACTATAAGGACCCATGGGTGCTCTGTAGAGCTATAGAGTTCCATGAGTGCTGTGAGAAGCTATAAGGGCCCATGGGTGCTGTATGGAGTTATAGGGTCCCATAGGTGCTGTGTGGACCAATTGGGGCCCATGGGTGCTGTATGGAGCTATAGGGTCCCATGGGTGCTCTATGGAGCTATAAGGTCCCATGGGCACTATGTGGAGCTATAGGATCTCATGGGTTGTGTATGGAGCTATAGGGTCCCATGGGTGCTGTATGGAGCTATAGGGTCCTTTGGTTGCTGTATGGAGTTATAGGGTCCcttgggtgctgggtgcagctatAGGGTCCCATGGGTGCTATGTGGAACTATAGCATCCAGTGGGTACTGTATGGAGCTCTAGGGCCCAATGGTTGCTGTATGGAGTTATAGGGTCCCTTGGGTGCTGTGTAGAGCTATAGGGTCCCATGGGTGCTGTGTGGAGCTATAAGGTCACGTGGGTACTATGTGGAGCTATAGTGTCCCTTGGGTGCTGTGTGGAGCTATAGGGTCCCTTGGGTGCTGTATGGAGCTATAGGGTCCTATAGGTGCTATGTGGAGTTACAGGGTCCCTTGGGTGCTGTGTGGAGCTATAGGGTCCCTTGGGTGCTGTGTGGAGCTATAGGGTCACATGGGTGCTGTATGGAGCTATAAGGGCCCATGGGTGCTGTGTGGAGCTATAGGGTCACGTGGGTGCTGTGTGGAGCTATAGGGTCCCTTGGTTGCTGTATGGAGCTATAGGGtcctgtaggtgctgtgtgGAGTTATAGGGTCCCTTGGGTGCTGTGTGGAGCTATAGGGTCACATGGGTGCTGTGTGGAGCTATAGGGTCCCATGGGTGCTGTGTGGAGCTATAGGGTCCCTTGGGTGCTGTGTGGAGCTATAGGGTCACATGGGTGCTGTATGGAGCTATAAGGGCCCATGGGTGCTGTGTGGAGCTATAGGGTCCCTTGGGTGCTGTGTGGAGCTATAGGGTCCCTTGGTTGCTGTATGGAGCTATAGGGtcctgtaggtgctgtgtgGAGTTATAGGGTCCCTTGGGTGCTGTGTGGAGCTATAGGGTCCCTTGGGTGCTGTGTGGAGCTATAGGGTCACGTGGGTGCTGTGTGAAGCCATGGGGTCCCATGGGTGCTCTATGGAGTTATGGGGTCCTTTGGGTTCTCTATGGAGCTCTAGTGTCCCATGGGTGCTTTACTGAGCTGCAGGTCCCTTTGAGTGCTGTATGGAGCTACAAGGTCCCATGGGTGCTATGTGGAGCTCTATAAAGTTCCATAGGTGCTCCCTAGGGTGCTATAGGGGCTCTAGGTGCTCCCTAGGGTACTATAGGGGCTCTAGGGGGCACTGCAGGTGCTCCCTAGGGTGCTATAGGGGCTCTAGGGGATGCTCCAAGTGCTCCCTAGGGTGCTATAGGGGCTCCCTAGGATGCTATAGGAGCTCTAGGGGATGCTCCAGGTGCTCCCAAGGGTGCTATAGGGGCTCTAGGGAAAACTGCAGGTGCTCCCAAGGGTGCTATAGGGGCTCTAGGGGACACTGCAGGTGCTCCCTAGGGTGCTCTAGGGGATCCCTAGGGTGCTATAGGGGCTCTAGGGGGCACTGCACGTACTCCCTAGAGTGCTATAGGGGCTCTAGGGGGCACTGCAGGTGCTCCCTAGGGTGCTATAGGGGCTCTAGGGGGCACTGCAGGTGCTCCCTAGGGTGCTATAGGGGCTCTAGGGGCTCCCTAGGGTGCTATAGGGGCTCTAGGGGGCGCTCCAGGTGCTCCCTAGGGTGCTATAGGGGCTCTAGGGGCTCCCTAGGGTGCTATGGGGGTCTGCCCCCCCCAGGTGTTCGGCTGCTgcccgaggaggaggaggactcgGAGGCCACTTCGGTGTCATCAGGGGACAGCGGCCCCCCGACGCCCCCAGCCAATGGCTGCGCAGGTACTGCCCCCCCGACCACGCCCCCCCGACCACACCCACTTTTGATCCATAGACTCCACCCACCTTAGCCCCACCCCGTGTCATTgccgccctgcctgctgccacttcTGTCACCACACCCACCCTGGCCACGCCCACTGCACCAACATCTGTTTTCACTCCACCCTTTTGGCCACGCCCACTCTGGGTCTACTCCATTTGAGCACGCCCAGCCTGACCACACCCACCTTGGCCACGCCCAGCCCGGTTGTACCCACTTGGGCCACATCCCTCTTGGCCCCACCCGCTGCCATCCAACCGCACCCGCTTCGTCTAGGTCCGCTTTGACTCCACCCCTTTGGCCACACCCCAACCACACCTATCCTGGCACCACCTGACCCGGCTGCACCGGCCCCGCCCGcgcttctctggacctgccctgaccccaccccaccccacccactcCAGTCTGACCATGCTGCCTCTGACCACACCCccttgtcccctccctcttccaggCTCTCGGCCCCGCCCCTCGGAGGACCTTCGCGCCCACCCGGACCAGGGC is a window encoding:
- the LOC128899830 gene encoding basic proline-rich protein-like, whose amino-acid sequence is MGHYRSPWVPMGRCHGRLALGGRGCSRGVGGASSRALPLGGLALFVQRRQCEEGRGCNRELPLGTDSALPLPADNGSSQAPNGLRCFGCPQEGPCQPTTIVSCYGDLRGCFHGNLSLSLGGATVWREVRGCTRDPTCRGERRGDEVVTLIGSCCGEDLCNRHLLGPAFFDPDWPRLELLPHGHAPHNASKAAAGPAPTPPGGSGGVGATPEVAAGTAPAPRGRSGGVNATSKMAAGTARAPGGAEVTPKMAAGATPTPPGDLKGVGATPKMAAERGKADVPAAGGGGDVTRGGGDVTEGGSDPKAAARDRMAAGRSAAGRPLEGKQGTKGPCLPAPLPPSRVPAAGGRGRCAEGVAAAASSRHLPAGLRAELGGRARGRSRSGSAPPPRPARMRAAAAAAAGRARAAPRRAAMMADGRRPGEAGGSEDGAFEEEEEEEEEEEEEDEDEEEEEEEEDEGASPGVRLLPEEEEDSEATSVSSGDSGPPTPPANGCAGSRPRPSEDLRAHPDQGVATLGVVSLGRGGGVGVGVGDSPPPSPPPPLPGPPPFLQGRGRGGGAPGGLLGGRLAAPVPRVRARLRHLPRPQGAPQLPREEEASPGGGSGGSRGRGGARGRRRPRPPRPAPPPAPLPLPLHLRRVRAGLRGAGGAGGSPLRARPPAPPPRQPPPPALGGRGRGWGTSPRPKEASPSQPLPPPRPLPLPLPTAAPSAPEPSGCWPSSTSTTWGTPGGSSRGRWRGGMGGPAPP